One Leifsonia shinshuensis DNA window includes the following coding sequences:
- a CDS encoding MaoC family dehydratase, with amino-acid sequence MKEVEQRGLYYEEFELETRYLHRPGRTVTEADNVLFTTLTMNTQALHLDAAWSARQPFGERLMNSMWTLATIVGASVAQLTQGTIVANLGFSEVSFPHPLYHGDTLYSETTVTAKRLSASRPGQGIVTLEHTGRNQDGVLVATAVRQVMVWCRDAHLGTSDV; translated from the coding sequence ATGAAAGAAGTCGAGCAGCGCGGCCTCTACTACGAGGAGTTCGAGCTGGAGACCCGCTACCTCCACCGTCCAGGGCGCACCGTGACGGAGGCCGACAACGTCCTCTTCACCACCCTGACGATGAACACGCAGGCACTGCACCTGGACGCCGCGTGGTCGGCGCGGCAGCCGTTCGGCGAGCGGCTGATGAACTCGATGTGGACGCTCGCGACGATCGTCGGCGCGTCGGTCGCCCAGCTGACGCAGGGCACGATCGTCGCGAACCTCGGCTTCTCGGAGGTGTCCTTCCCGCACCCGCTGTACCACGGCGACACGCTCTACTCGGAGACGACGGTGACGGCCAAGCGGCTGTCGGCCTCCCGCCCGGGCCAGGGGATCGTGACGCTGGAGCACACCGGCCGCAACCAGGACGGCGTCCTGGTCGCGACCGCGGTCCGCCAGGTGATGGTGTGGTGCCGCGACGCGCACCTCGGGACGAGCGACGTATGA
- a CDS encoding HpcH/HpaI aldolase/citrate lyase family protein, which produces MTPFPWGPALLFCPADRPDRYAKALERADAVILDLEDAVDPGRRPAAREALAASDLDPARVIVRINQAGTDDQAADLAALALTPYPAVMLPKAEQAADLAALDGLHVIALCETAAGVMAAAELAAAEHVVALMWGAEDLVASLGGTSSRHADGRYRDVAAHARSAVLLAAGAAGKPAIDTVHLDIADLDGLAAEAEDAVAVGFAATACIHPAQVDTVRAAYRPDEAQVAEAVELLEAARAAGGGVFRHNGKMVDGPVLSHARSVLRRATSTL; this is translated from the coding sequence ATGACGCCCTTCCCGTGGGGTCCGGCGCTGCTGTTCTGCCCCGCCGACCGGCCCGACCGGTACGCGAAGGCGCTGGAGCGGGCGGACGCCGTGATCCTCGACCTGGAGGACGCCGTCGACCCCGGGCGCCGGCCGGCCGCGCGCGAGGCGCTCGCCGCCTCCGACCTCGACCCGGCCCGCGTGATCGTGCGGATCAACCAGGCGGGCACCGACGACCAGGCCGCCGACCTCGCCGCCCTCGCGCTCACGCCCTACCCGGCGGTGATGCTGCCGAAGGCCGAGCAGGCGGCCGACCTCGCGGCGCTCGACGGCCTCCACGTGATCGCCCTGTGCGAGACCGCGGCGGGGGTCATGGCGGCGGCCGAGCTCGCCGCTGCCGAGCACGTCGTCGCCCTGATGTGGGGAGCGGAGGACCTGGTCGCCTCGCTCGGCGGCACGTCGAGCCGGCACGCCGACGGCCGCTACCGGGACGTGGCGGCGCACGCGCGCTCCGCGGTGCTGCTGGCCGCCGGGGCCGCGGGGAAGCCCGCGATCGACACGGTCCACCTCGACATCGCGGACCTCGACGGGCTCGCCGCCGAGGCCGAGGACGCGGTCGCCGTCGGGTTCGCCGCGACCGCGTGCATCCACCCCGCGCAGGTGGACACCGTGCGGGCCGCGTACCGGCCCGACGAGGCCCAGGTGGCGGAGGCCGTAGAGTTGCTGGAGGCGGCTCGCGCGGCGGGCGGGGGAGTGTTCCGCCACAACGGCAAGATGGTCGACGGACCCGTCCTTTCGCACGCCCGATCGGTGCTCCGGAGGGCGACTAGCACGTTGTGA
- a CDS encoding aldo/keto reductase has protein sequence MPQLLPLRLLESVGLRAPAAPVAPDAEGTSNPAPASTSVPPAQSAATSPRPLVAAASLTFAGPSTDTGGPLDIDSGLERTGPLSIIAPRRIGESDLAVHPLSLGASVFGWTADGDTSLAILDRFASRGGDFIDTADSYVGGRSEVLIGKWMHERRNRDQLVVATKVGRHHENPGLGSVSIVRAVEASLERLQTDHIDLLYFHDDDPDVPLEDSLATAEWLIETGKVRYLGASNFSAERLIEARILASAGLPKFVAIQTQYNLMHRAEFESALRIVAAAQGLAVMPYYALANGFLTGKYRSKSDLSADARSVRASAYVNRKGMRVLAVLDRIAAEHGVAPASVAIAWLLAKRTIVAPVASASRPEQVDGLMAAAGIRLTRAQMLDLDRVSE, from the coding sequence ATGCCACAGCTGCTTCCCCTGCGCCTGCTCGAGAGCGTCGGTCTCCGCGCCCCCGCCGCACCGGTCGCTCCGGACGCTGAAGGCACCTCGAACCCGGCGCCCGCGTCCACCTCGGTGCCGCCTGCGCAGTCGGCTGCCACCTCGCCGCGTCCTCTCGTCGCGGCTGCGTCGCTGACCTTCGCCGGGCCGTCCACCGACACCGGCGGCCCGCTCGACATCGACTCCGGTCTGGAGCGCACCGGCCCGCTCTCGATCATCGCCCCGCGCCGCATCGGCGAGAGCGACCTCGCGGTCCACCCGCTGTCGCTCGGCGCGAGCGTGTTCGGCTGGACGGCCGACGGCGACACCTCGCTGGCGATCCTCGACCGGTTCGCTTCGCGCGGCGGCGACTTCATCGACACCGCCGACAGCTACGTCGGCGGCCGCAGCGAGGTCCTCATCGGCAAGTGGATGCACGAGCGCCGAAACCGCGACCAGCTGGTGGTCGCCACCAAGGTCGGCCGCCACCACGAGAACCCCGGCCTCGGCTCGGTGAGCATCGTGCGCGCCGTGGAGGCCTCCCTGGAGCGCCTGCAGACGGACCACATCGACCTGCTGTACTTCCACGACGACGATCCGGACGTCCCGCTGGAGGACAGCCTCGCGACCGCCGAGTGGCTCATCGAGACGGGCAAGGTCCGCTACCTCGGCGCCTCCAACTTCAGCGCAGAGCGGCTCATCGAGGCACGTATCCTGGCGTCGGCCGGCCTGCCGAAGTTCGTCGCCATCCAGACCCAGTACAACCTCATGCACCGCGCCGAGTTCGAGAGCGCGCTGCGCATCGTCGCGGCCGCCCAGGGCCTCGCGGTGATGCCGTACTACGCGCTGGCCAACGGCTTCCTCACGGGCAAGTACCGCTCCAAGTCCGACCTGAGCGCCGACGCCCGCAGCGTGCGCGCGTCCGCCTACGTCAACCGCAAGGGAATGCGCGTCCTGGCCGTCCTCGACCGGATCGCCGCCGAGCACGGCGTCGCCCCGGCGAGCGTGGCGATCGCCTGGCTGCTGGCCAAGCGCACCATCGTCGCTCCCGTGGCGAGCGCCAGCCGCCCGGAGCAGGTCGACGGACTGATGGCCGCCGCCGGCATCCGCCTCACCCGAGCCCAGATGCTCGACCTCGACCGCGTCTCCGAGTAA
- a CDS encoding TetR/AcrR family transcriptional regulator, with amino-acid sequence MVVSARATIRPPAPSKIKILATADELFYQEGIHTVGVDRIIAGARVTKATFYKHFRSKDLLIIAYVEGRDRQVREWFTEKEAELSDPTEIARALVDSINAEAVRPGFRGDPFINAAAQFADENHPVRIAVTAHRDWYAKHIEELFRQIGHPRPGDAADDLILARDGALAGGYVGDPIAAGAALHRALDRILAEQ; translated from the coding sequence ATGGTCGTAAGTGCCCGCGCGACCATCCGGCCGCCCGCACCGTCGAAGATCAAGATCCTCGCGACCGCCGACGAACTCTTCTACCAGGAGGGCATCCACACGGTCGGCGTCGACCGCATCATCGCGGGCGCCCGGGTGACGAAGGCGACGTTCTACAAGCACTTCCGCTCCAAGGACCTCCTGATCATCGCCTACGTCGAGGGCCGGGACCGCCAGGTGCGCGAATGGTTCACCGAGAAGGAGGCCGAGCTCTCCGACCCGACCGAGATCGCCCGCGCCCTCGTGGACTCCATCAACGCCGAGGCGGTCCGCCCCGGCTTTCGCGGCGACCCGTTCATCAACGCCGCCGCGCAGTTCGCCGACGAGAACCACCCCGTGCGCATCGCCGTGACCGCCCACCGGGACTGGTACGCGAAGCACATCGAGGAGCTGTTCCGCCAGATCGGTCACCCGCGTCCCGGCGACGCGGCGGACGACCTCATCCTCGCGCGCGACGGGGCCCTGGCGGGCGGCTACGTGGGCGACCCGATCGCGGCCGGGGCGGCACTGCACCGCGCGCTCGACCGCATCCTCGCCGAGCAGTAG